A window of the Rhodoferax sp. GW822-FHT02A01 genome harbors these coding sequences:
- a CDS encoding FMN-binding glutamate synthase family protein — protein MLDNINKIIPARYLVFALCCLGLVFSLLWLLVVGSGATVVALLAALVIVGIHDLSQTKRSILRNYPVTGHIRFMLESVRPEIRQYFFEGDNDAAPFSRAQRSLVYQRAKDAVDKRPFGTQLDVHAEGYEWINHSVSPTTLHSHDFRVMVGGQRPYPYSISVFNISAMSFGALSANAILSLNAGAKRGNFAHDTGEGSISAHHRVHGGDLIWEIASGYFGCRNEDGTFNADKFAANATQPQVKMIEIKLSQGAKPGHGGMLPGSKVTAEIAAARGIPQGVDCISPSSHSAFSTPVEMMHFVEKLRTLSGGKPTGFKLCIGHPWEWFAMVKAMLVTGITPDFIVVDGAEGGTGAAPVEFTDHVGSPLQEGLLLVHNTLRGVGLRDQVKLGAAGKVTSAFDIARLMALGADWCNSARGFMFALGCLQAQTCHTGMCPTGVATQDPQRQKSLVVEDKATRVYNFHQQTLHALKELVQAAGIEHPNQITAHHIVRRSTDQKVRSLAQLILTQLPDRALLQSDLQALPLIYRMTWPRAAAESFMLQGGDAQLVAA, from the coding sequence ATGCTTGACAACATCAACAAAATAATTCCCGCGCGCTATCTGGTTTTTGCGCTGTGCTGTCTGGGTCTCGTGTTCAGCCTGCTCTGGCTGCTGGTGGTCGGTTCGGGCGCAACGGTGGTGGCCCTGCTTGCCGCACTGGTGATTGTGGGCATCCATGACCTGAGCCAGACCAAGCGCTCCATTCTGCGCAACTATCCGGTCACCGGCCACATCCGCTTTATGCTGGAGTCGGTACGGCCCGAAATCCGTCAGTATTTCTTTGAGGGTGACAACGATGCCGCACCCTTCTCGCGTGCACAACGCTCCCTGGTGTACCAGCGCGCCAAGGACGCGGTAGACAAGCGGCCTTTTGGCACCCAGTTGGACGTGCATGCCGAAGGCTATGAATGGATCAACCATTCGGTATCCCCCACCACCTTGCATTCGCACGACTTTCGCGTGATGGTGGGTGGGCAGCGACCGTACCCCTACAGCATCAGCGTGTTCAACATCTCTGCCATGAGCTTTGGTGCGCTCAGTGCCAATGCGATCCTGTCACTCAATGCGGGCGCCAAGCGCGGCAACTTTGCGCATGACACCGGCGAAGGGTCGATCTCCGCACACCACCGCGTGCATGGAGGGGACTTGATCTGGGAGATTGCCTCGGGCTACTTCGGTTGCCGCAACGAAGACGGTACTTTCAACGCCGACAAGTTCGCCGCCAACGCCACGCAACCACAGGTGAAGATGATAGAGATCAAGCTCAGCCAAGGTGCCAAGCCAGGGCACGGCGGCATGCTGCCCGGCTCCAAGGTAACCGCGGAAATTGCCGCCGCACGCGGCATACCGCAGGGCGTGGACTGCATCTCTCCCTCGTCGCATAGCGCCTTTTCCACGCCGGTGGAGATGATGCATTTCGTCGAAAAACTGCGCACGCTCTCGGGCGGCAAGCCCACTGGCTTCAAGCTGTGCATAGGCCATCCGTGGGAGTGGTTTGCCATGGTCAAGGCCATGCTGGTCACCGGCATCACGCCGGACTTCATCGTGGTCGACGGGGCCGAGGGCGGCACCGGCGCAGCCCCCGTGGAATTCACCGACCATGTGGGCTCGCCCTTGCAGGAAGGCCTGCTGCTGGTGCACAACACGCTGCGCGGCGTGGGCCTGCGCGACCAAGTCAAACTGGGCGCGGCAGGCAAGGTCACCAGCGCCTTTGACATTGCCCGCCTGATGGCGCTGGGAGCCGACTGGTGCAACAGCGCGCGCGGTTTCATGTTTGCGCTGGGCTGCCTGCAGGCCCAGACCTGCCACACCGGCATGTGCCCCACCGGCGTTGCCACGCAAGACCCGCAGCGACAGAAGTCGCTGGTGGTGGAGGACAAGGCCACACGGGTTTACAACTTCCACCAGCAGACACTGCATGCGCTCAAGGAGCTGGTACAGGCTGCCGGCATCGAGCATCCCAACCAGATCACCGCACACCACATCGTGCGCCGCTCCACCGACCAGAAGGTACGCTCGCTGGCGCAGCTCATACTCACCCAGTTGCCCGATCGTGCGCTACTGCAAAGTGACCTGCAGGCGCTGCCTCTGATTTACCGCATGACCTGGCCGCGCGCAGCGGCCGAGAGTTTCATGTTGCAGGGAGGAGATGCGCAGCTGGTTGCAGCCTGA
- a CDS encoding class I SAM-dependent RNA methyltransferase: MNQLQLFLPCAAGVEDYLAPEILRITGLPPGCITKQRGGVAVRTSFTDAMRLNLYCRLAQRVLVLVSYTEYRNEQDLYRAAMAVPWERWFTPRETIKIEVTAQHSPLTSLNFAALKVKDAVCDRFRETSGGVRPDVNTQWPDVRIYAHLTTDSCSLYIDTSGEPLFKRGWREDKGDAPLKETLAAAMIAASGWADGDDDLMPLYDPCCGSGTIAIEAAQIACNIAAGSLRRFAFEKFVPFQPKVWQAMKQEAADAVVKPEPGQKALIYGSDVSHRMVDFAQRNAERAGVADVIEFRGGDALQRMPPIEGGGVMLLNPPYGERIGIGGVAGEGVQARYGARELAETEDGVAFFTQLASHWKKNFSGWTAWMLTPDLKLPGKMRLKESRRVPMWNGPLECRLFKFDMVAGRMAKDKGSTDKPAAK; the protein is encoded by the coding sequence ATGAACCAACTGCAACTCTTTCTTCCCTGCGCCGCCGGTGTGGAGGATTACCTCGCGCCCGAAATCCTGCGCATCACCGGCCTGCCGCCCGGTTGCATCACCAAGCAGCGTGGCGGTGTGGCCGTGCGCACATCGTTCACGGACGCCATGCGCCTGAACCTGTACTGCCGCCTGGCACAGCGTGTGCTGGTGCTGGTGTCGTACACCGAATACCGCAACGAGCAGGACCTGTACCGCGCCGCCATGGCGGTGCCGTGGGAGCGCTGGTTCACACCGCGCGAGACCATCAAGATCGAGGTCACCGCCCAGCACAGCCCATTGACGTCGCTGAACTTTGCAGCACTCAAGGTCAAGGATGCCGTCTGCGACCGCTTCCGCGAGACTTCGGGGGGCGTGCGTCCTGATGTCAACACACAGTGGCCCGATGTGCGCATCTATGCCCACCTCACCACTGACAGCTGCTCGCTCTACATTGACACGTCCGGTGAGCCATTGTTCAAGCGGGGCTGGCGCGAGGACAAGGGCGATGCGCCGTTGAAAGAGACCTTGGCAGCCGCCATGATCGCCGCCAGCGGCTGGGCCGATGGTGACGACGACCTGATGCCCTTGTACGACCCCTGCTGCGGCAGCGGCACCATTGCCATCGAAGCCGCGCAGATTGCCTGCAATATTGCGGCGGGCTCGTTGCGCCGCTTTGCCTTCGAGAAGTTTGTGCCCTTCCAGCCCAAGGTCTGGCAGGCCATGAAGCAGGAAGCGGCTGACGCCGTGGTCAAGCCCGAGCCCGGCCAGAAAGCTCTGATCTACGGCAGCGATGTGTCGCACCGCATGGTCGACTTCGCGCAGCGCAACGCGGAGCGCGCGGGCGTGGCCGATGTCATCGAGTTCCGTGGTGGTGACGCCCTGCAGCGCATGCCACCCATCGAAGGCGGTGGCGTCATGCTGCTGAACCCACCCTACGGCGAGCGCATCGGCATTGGCGGTGTGGCCGGTGAGGGCGTGCAGGCCCGCTATGGCGCCCGCGAACTGGCCGAGACCGAAGACGGTGTGGCCTTCTTCACCCAATTGGCCAGCCACTGGAAGAAAAACTTCTCCGGCTGGACTGCCTGGATGCTCACGCCAGACCTCAAGCTGCCTGGCAAGATGCGCCTGAAAGAGTCACGCCGCGTGCCGATGTGGAATGGCCCGCTGGAATGCCGGCTGTTCAAGTTCGACATGGTGGCCGGACGCATGGCCAAGGACAAAGGTTCAACGGACAAACCGGCGGCCAAGTGA
- a CDS encoding thioredoxin fold domain-containing protein, producing the protein MAQRFNPLFRAHLRYALCSMVVALAACNEATPPAPPPPALKKPQQQYEALKASAKGIATGPATSDYTVYVMFDPQCQHCARLWEEAQALQATVRFVWVPVTIMDVRSAAISAALLGSASAQEDLRRQEKAVLQRTEGIKGMDPVPPYLDSVVKANTDLINRFRVLGVPYVVARNQTTSEYVSHEGVMSREMLQRFLGLGSR; encoded by the coding sequence ATGGCACAGCGTTTCAATCCCTTGTTTCGGGCGCATTTGCGCTATGCGCTGTGCAGCATGGTGGTGGCACTGGCCGCGTGCAATGAAGCCACACCTCCGGCCCCGCCACCGCCTGCCCTGAAGAAGCCCCAGCAGCAGTATGAAGCGCTGAAGGCTTCGGCCAAGGGCATTGCCACCGGGCCCGCCACATCCGACTACACGGTGTATGTGATGTTCGACCCGCAATGCCAACATTGCGCCCGGCTGTGGGAGGAGGCGCAGGCATTGCAGGCAACCGTGCGGTTCGTCTGGGTGCCGGTGACCATCATGGACGTGCGCAGCGCGGCCATCAGCGCCGCGTTGCTGGGTTCAGCCTCCGCGCAGGAAGACCTGCGTCGACAGGAGAAGGCGGTTCTGCAGCGCACCGAAGGCATCAAAGGTATGGACCCGGTGCCGCCCTATCTGGACTCGGTCGTCAAGGCCAATACCGATCTGATCAACCGCTTCCGGGTGCTGGGTGTGCCCTATGTGGTGGCCCGCAACCAGACCACCTCCGAATACGTGTCGCACGAAGGCGTGATGTCGCGCGAAATGCTCCAGCGCTTCCTGGGGTTAGGCAGCCGCTGA
- a CDS encoding TRAP transporter small permease translates to MFNKILNHLEEWLITFLIGAATLVIFMAVLHRFLSGVPVIQDYAVRMDVSWAQELCIYMFVWMAKFGAAYGVRNGTHVGVDVLVRKLSADKAKWLVLFGLLAGAVFTGTVGTLGARFVWENGFHYAYFHFMGWDVADVPEGPTSPDLEIPTWIAYSCVPLGSYLMCFRFLQVAWIFLKTGEVPHAQHHVAGVDDAAIEDADFEPAGGDRK, encoded by the coding sequence ATGTTCAACAAGATCCTCAACCACCTGGAGGAATGGCTGATCACCTTCCTCATCGGTGCGGCAACACTGGTCATCTTCATGGCCGTGCTGCACCGCTTTCTCTCCGGCGTCCCGGTCATACAGGACTACGCCGTGCGCATGGACGTGAGCTGGGCACAGGAGCTGTGCATCTACATGTTCGTGTGGATGGCCAAGTTCGGCGCGGCCTATGGCGTGCGCAACGGTACCCACGTGGGCGTGGACGTGCTGGTGCGCAAGCTCTCGGCTGACAAGGCCAAATGGCTGGTGCTGTTCGGGCTGCTCGCAGGCGCCGTATTCACCGGCACCGTGGGCACCCTGGGCGCACGCTTTGTCTGGGAAAACGGCTTCCACTACGCCTACTTCCACTTCATGGGTTGGGACGTGGCCGATGTGCCGGAAGGCCCCACTTCGCCGGACCTGGAAATTCCCACATGGATTGCCTATTCCTGCGTACCGTTGGGTTCCTACCTGATGTGCTTCCGCTTTCTGCAGGTGGCCTGGATCTTCCTGAAAACTGGCGAAGTGCCCCACGCCCAACACCATGTGGCAGGTGTGGATGACGCGGCCATTGAAGACGCCGACTTCGAACCGGCCGGAGGTGACCGCAAATGA
- a CDS encoding putative toxin-antitoxin system toxin component, PIN family, whose protein sequence is MRVVLDTNIVLDLFVFADPATPLLLEALQSQQLAWIATQPMRDELERVLAYTHIVPRLQFYQRTAQTVLDHFDRMAQIVEVAVKARMVCKDADDQKFIDLAVAHQSLLLSKDNAVLSMAKRLRPLGVQTASTLDALRLQPAAHLLPAT, encoded by the coding sequence ATGCGCGTCGTTCTGGACACCAACATCGTTCTGGACCTGTTTGTCTTTGCCGACCCGGCAACTCCGCTGCTGCTGGAGGCTTTGCAGTCCCAGCAGTTGGCCTGGATTGCCACCCAGCCCATGCGCGACGAGCTGGAGCGTGTGCTGGCCTACACGCACATCGTTCCACGCCTGCAGTTTTACCAGCGCACGGCGCAGACCGTTCTGGACCACTTTGACCGGATGGCGCAGATCGTGGAGGTGGCAGTGAAGGCCCGCATGGTGTGCAAGGACGCCGACGATCAGAAGTTCATCGATCTGGCGGTCGCGCACCAAAGCCTGCTGCTGAGCAAGGACAACGCCGTGCTCAGCATGGCCAAACGCCTGCGGCCCTTGGGCGTGCAGACGGCATCCACCCTGGACGCGCTCAGGCTGCAACCAGCTGCGCATCTCCTCCCTGCAACATGA
- a CDS encoding TRAP transporter large permease subunit has translation MNTLIIFTLLVLLMLTGMPISISLGLTVLTFLFTLTDVPIESVALKLFTGIEKFEIMAIPFFILAGNFLTHGGVAKRMINFCTSMIGHWYGGMGLAGVLACALFAAISGSSVATVVAVGSIMLPAMVKQGYPKQFGAGVITTSGALGILFPPSINLVMYAIATAGMNALGPDGQPVGSASVGQLFIAGIVPGLCLSFLLGLTTWWRAKKYDYPRMPKATWGERYKAFRESMWGLLLIVVVIGGIYSGKFTPTEAAAMAAVYAFFISVFVYKDLKLRDVPKSLLSAAAMSSMLLYIVTNAVLFSFLMTSEQIPQTMAAWMTSQGFGLIAFLLLVNFILLAAGNFMDPAAIVLIMAPILFPVAVKMGVHPVHFGILMAVNMEVGLCHPPVGLNLYVSSGITKMGITELTVAVWPWLLTMICFLLVVTFWPGLTLWFPHLMGMVN, from the coding sequence ATGAACACGCTCATCATCTTCACATTGCTGGTCCTCTTGATGCTGACCGGCATGCCGATCTCGATCTCGCTGGGCCTGACGGTTCTGACTTTCCTGTTCACGCTGACCGATGTGCCCATCGAATCGGTGGCGCTCAAGCTGTTCACCGGCATCGAGAAGTTCGAGATCATGGCGATTCCGTTCTTCATCCTGGCGGGTAACTTCCTGACGCACGGTGGCGTGGCCAAGCGCATGATCAACTTCTGCACCTCCATGATCGGCCACTGGTACGGCGGCATGGGTCTGGCAGGGGTTCTGGCGTGCGCGCTGTTTGCAGCCATCTCCGGCTCCTCGGTAGCTACCGTGGTGGCGGTGGGCTCCATCATGCTGCCGGCCATGGTCAAACAGGGTTACCCAAAGCAGTTTGGTGCAGGCGTAATCACCACCTCGGGCGCCCTGGGCATTCTGTTCCCGCCCTCCATCAACCTGGTGATGTACGCCATTGCCACGGCGGGCATGAATGCGCTGGGCCCGGACGGCCAGCCAGTGGGCTCTGCGTCCGTGGGGCAGCTGTTCATTGCCGGTATCGTGCCGGGGCTGTGCCTGTCGTTCCTGCTGGGCCTGACCACCTGGTGGCGCGCCAAGAAGTACGACTACCCCCGCATGCCCAAGGCGACCTGGGGTGAGCGCTACAAGGCATTCCGTGAAAGCATGTGGGGCCTGCTGCTCATCGTGGTGGTGATTGGCGGCATCTACAGCGGCAAGTTCACGCCCACCGAGGCAGCTGCGATGGCTGCGGTGTATGCGTTCTTCATCTCCGTGTTCGTCTACAAGGACCTGAAGCTGCGCGATGTGCCCAAGTCGCTGCTGAGCGCTGCGGCCATGAGCTCCATGCTTCTGTACATCGTGACCAATGCGGTGCTGTTCTCGTTCCTGATGACGTCCGAGCAGATTCCGCAGACCATGGCTGCGTGGATGACCAGCCAGGGCTTTGGCCTGATTGCCTTCCTGCTGCTGGTGAACTTCATCCTGCTGGCTGCCGGCAACTTCATGGACCCGGCTGCGATCGTGCTGATCATGGCGCCCATTCTGTTCCCGGTGGCGGTGAAGATGGGTGTGCACCCGGTGCACTTCGGCATCCTGATGGCGGTGAACATGGAAGTCGGACTGTGCCACCCACCGGTGGGGCTCAACCTCTACGTGTCGTCGGGCATTACCAAGATGGGGATCACCGAGCTCACCGTGGCGGTATGGCCATGGCTGCTGACCATGATCTGCTTCCTGCTGGTGGTGACCTTCTGGCCGGGACTGACCTTGTGGTTCCCGCACCTGATGGGCATGGTCAACTGA
- a CDS encoding porin: MNPKLRKSFNHFAWVVAASGTCFSASAFAQQTNLDLLRRIDELQNEIQSIRSQLAPKTQQPSESAAPAKAHEYLERKSGEGVTFLTHGGEVTVYGNLDLSVDSTTKGISNKVAGNGDTPVGNMGWMPAISTNLSSIGLRGHQALGDSAPEFVWQLETQIDVAATSGTTNTNSNTSDVVKGALTSRNSYIGLMSPHWGALKIGKTDAPYKTSTANMNPFSGMLGDYSVIMGNTGGDNRVEFGTRLDHAIWYESPNMNGITINALAAPGQNRATDNSNIASGSSDCTGGNVPSSGGGTACQDGSYGNAYSVSLAYRNAGLYAVAAYEVHQQVNRVSDNGDANDIGDETAAKIGIQYKFDSTRTTVSGIYEVMNRRVSDDLVYYNERSRSGTWVAISQEIGDKDSLHFGWAHANVTPGDPGVHNTAGPAANLDNAADLYTLAWKHQVDKSLTYYADYALTINHDAAHYDLGAGGRAVTTDCHDASGALDGSGHCYGGGHVEGVSVGMKYIF, translated from the coding sequence TTGAACCCCAAATTAAGGAAGTCTTTCAACCATTTTGCATGGGTTGTAGCCGCGTCCGGTACATGCTTCAGTGCGTCAGCATTTGCGCAACAGACCAATCTAGACTTGCTACGACGTATAGACGAATTGCAGAACGAAATCCAGAGCATCAGGTCCCAGTTGGCCCCGAAAACACAGCAGCCAAGTGAATCCGCCGCTCCTGCAAAAGCGCACGAATACCTGGAGCGAAAATCTGGCGAAGGTGTTACGTTTTTGACGCACGGTGGAGAGGTAACCGTATACGGCAACCTGGATCTTTCGGTTGATAGCACGACCAAAGGTATATCGAACAAGGTTGCCGGAAATGGCGATACACCGGTCGGAAATATGGGATGGATGCCGGCTATCTCTACCAACCTGTCCAGTATTGGACTCAGAGGGCATCAAGCCTTGGGTGATTCAGCGCCTGAATTTGTCTGGCAACTTGAAACCCAAATAGATGTCGCTGCTACTTCAGGAACAACCAACACGAACAGCAATACCAGTGACGTTGTGAAAGGTGCGTTGACATCGCGCAATAGCTATATTGGACTGATGTCGCCCCATTGGGGGGCACTGAAAATTGGTAAAACTGACGCGCCCTATAAGACATCCACCGCCAACATGAACCCGTTCTCCGGAATGCTGGGTGACTACTCGGTGATCATGGGAAATACAGGGGGAGACAACCGGGTTGAATTTGGCACCCGTCTGGATCATGCAATCTGGTATGAGTCCCCCAATATGAATGGCATCACGATCAATGCCCTTGCTGCACCAGGGCAAAACAGGGCAACGGATAACAGCAATATTGCTTCCGGTTCCTCGGACTGTACTGGGGGAAATGTGCCTAGCAGCGGCGGAGGGACAGCCTGCCAAGACGGCTCTTACGGCAACGCCTACAGCGTGAGTTTGGCTTATCGCAACGCCGGCTTGTATGCCGTTGCTGCGTATGAAGTGCATCAACAGGTAAACCGGGTAAGTGACAACGGAGACGCTAACGACATAGGTGATGAAACCGCAGCGAAGATCGGTATTCAATACAAGTTTGATTCAACCCGCACTACAGTCAGTGGCATATATGAGGTTATGAACAGACGCGTCTCTGATGATCTGGTGTACTACAACGAACGGAGCCGAAGTGGAACCTGGGTTGCGATCAGCCAGGAAATTGGCGACAAGGACAGCTTGCATTTCGGCTGGGCGCACGCCAACGTAACGCCAGGAGACCCCGGGGTACACAACACTGCGGGGCCAGCAGCAAATCTTGACAATGCAGCAGACCTGTACACCTTGGCGTGGAAACATCAAGTGGATAAGAGCCTGACCTACTATGCTGACTATGCCTTGACCATCAATCACGACGCTGCACATTACGACTTGGGCGCCGGCGGTCGTGCTGTCACCACAGATTGTCATGATGCTTCTGGTGCATTGGATGGTAGCGGTCACTGTTATGGAGGGGGGCACGTTGAGGGCGTGAGTGTTGGGATGAAATACATTTTCTGA
- a CDS encoding UPF0149 family protein, with product MNTHTSGQTPDLAPAAQAVALSPEEFDEIDAILDDLRQRFEETPQWEFCEGFMAALIVSRRAIPLQEYLPVLLDTDDTDVAASAGAEVGGGTFADAAQYARFMELWQRRWSEIEQSLAVEVKSLDDERAYHPEVMDVRGAVAALPEAERAQMADEALPSFAQVWAVGFMYAVENWPDEWQPPRDKEARKWLDDALQRMVALTEDDTDEPTLSVFDDEGVPTVSVNRFNAFADAVWAVYDLRELWRNIGPRVETVHKEAEPGRNDPCYCGSGKKYKKCHGA from the coding sequence ATGAATACCCATACATCCGGCCAGACACCTGACCTGGCACCCGCGGCCCAAGCAGTCGCCCTCAGCCCTGAAGAGTTCGACGAAATCGACGCCATCCTGGACGACCTGCGCCAACGCTTTGAGGAAACTCCGCAGTGGGAGTTCTGCGAAGGCTTCATGGCCGCGCTGATCGTCAGTCGGCGCGCCATTCCCCTGCAGGAATACCTGCCGGTACTGCTGGACACTGACGATACCGACGTGGCTGCCAGCGCTGGTGCCGAGGTAGGTGGCGGCACGTTTGCAGACGCAGCGCAGTACGCCCGCTTCATGGAGCTCTGGCAGCGCCGCTGGAGTGAGATTGAGCAAAGTCTGGCGGTGGAAGTGAAAAGCCTGGACGATGAGCGCGCCTACCACCCCGAAGTGATGGACGTGCGCGGCGCCGTGGCCGCACTGCCTGAGGCCGAGCGTGCCCAAATGGCGGACGAGGCGCTACCATCCTTTGCCCAGGTGTGGGCCGTCGGCTTCATGTACGCCGTGGAGAACTGGCCAGACGAATGGCAGCCGCCGCGTGACAAGGAAGCCCGCAAGTGGCTGGACGACGCGCTGCAGCGCATGGTGGCCCTGACCGAAGACGACACCGACGAACCTACCCTGTCCGTGTTTGATGACGAAGGCGTACCTACTGTCAGCGTGAACCGGTTTAACGCATTTGCCGATGCGGTGTGGGCGGTGTATGACCTGCGCGAACTGTGGCGCAATATCGGGCCGCGCGTGGAGACTGTCCACAAAGAAGCCGAGCCGGGCCGCAATGATCCCTGTTATTGCGGCAGCGGCAAGAAGTACAAGAAATGCCACGGGGCCTGA
- a CDS encoding TRAP transporter substrate-binding protein: protein MTHFTRRTLVQAALLACTALTSVAALAQAPIVIKFSHVVAPDTPKGKGALRFKELAEQRTGGRVKVEVYPNSQLYKDKEEMEALQLGSVQMLAPSLAKFGPLGVKEFEVFDLPFLFKDDAAFRGITEGPLGAELFKKLEPKGIKGLAYWDNGFHQMSANKPLHKVEDFKGLKMRIQSSKVLDAEMRALGAIPQVMAFSELYQALQSGVVDGTEGVASNFYTQKTYEVQKHMTISNHGHLAYAVIVNKKFWDGLPADIRTALESSIKDSTTYANAIAATENAQALDKIKASGKSTVYTLTPAETLEWKKALMPVHHDMEGRVGKATIEAAYKAAGFVPVK from the coding sequence ATGACCCACTTCACCCGCCGTACCCTCGTCCAGGCCGCATTGCTGGCCTGCACCGCACTGACCAGTGTGGCCGCCCTGGCGCAAGCCCCCATCGTCATCAAGTTCAGCCACGTCGTGGCACCCGATACCCCCAAAGGCAAGGGCGCCCTGCGCTTCAAGGAACTGGCCGAGCAACGTACCGGCGGCCGCGTGAAGGTGGAGGTCTACCCCAACAGCCAGCTCTACAAGGACAAGGAAGAAATGGAAGCCCTGCAACTGGGCTCCGTGCAGATGCTGGCCCCCTCGCTGGCCAAGTTCGGCCCCCTGGGCGTGAAAGAATTTGAAGTGTTTGACCTGCCCTTCCTGTTCAAGGACGACGCAGCCTTCCGTGGCATTACCGAAGGCCCGCTGGGCGCCGAACTGTTCAAGAAGCTCGAACCCAAGGGCATCAAGGGTCTGGCGTACTGGGACAACGGCTTCCACCAGATGAGTGCCAACAAGCCATTGCACAAAGTGGAAGACTTCAAAGGCCTGAAGATGCGCATCCAGAGCTCCAAGGTGCTGGACGCTGAAATGCGCGCACTGGGCGCCATTCCACAGGTGATGGCTTTCAGCGAGCTGTACCAAGCGCTGCAATCCGGCGTGGTGGATGGCACCGAAGGCGTGGCCTCCAACTTCTACACCCAGAAGACCTACGAAGTGCAGAAGCACATGACCATCTCCAACCACGGTCACCTGGCCTACGCCGTGATCGTGAACAAGAAGTTCTGGGACGGCCTGCCGGCTGATATCCGCACCGCGCTGGAAAGCTCCATCAAGGACTCCACCACCTACGCCAACGCCATTGCCGCCACCGAAAACGCACAGGCCCTAGACAAGATCAAGGCCAGCGGCAAGTCCACCGTCTACACCCTGACCCCGGCCGAAACCCTGGAATGGAAGAAGGCCCTGATGCCGGTGCACCACGACATGGAAGGCCGCGTGGGCAAGGCCACCATCGAAGCTGCGTACAAGGCCGCCGGATTTGTTCCCGTGAAGTAA